A window of the Limanda limanda chromosome 8, fLimLim1.1, whole genome shotgun sequence genome harbors these coding sequences:
- the si:ch211-216l23.2 gene encoding nuclear receptor coactivator 5 — protein sequence MSSWPKSAAGSRRPPSNPNGSAQKRRFRRGAPYPGGRGDERGDELKDVLDSYEEREQIQNFTGSVKFEGFKHQSNVKAENSTPADRRKTLYQKFYRQVQEERKPPDCVVMSVTNQCLDYPKSLSQCLQERGLSVEMLYLQAETGLTRALQDVRAEGSPLCILVEQTNIALSSCTVIIFSDSLKIHRNMPKDQAMEFVSAEHSRGLVKERPPRDPADIAAQASQLLDDFLDREKMERHSVPADTRTLLTLLAEGVHLYPEELETISEYVRARQEHIQASNNEGEKGSMLPPGLGKPPPLLPTPPGPPQPQPGDGPMMDHSPPPRPPLLPSPGSYPKTKPPPLLSLHGLPGPSLGGQSLRGPQLQHNLFNGPGGNRGPLLHHPPLFHQGPRGPHNTRGPPPTLKSSRPPLLSSPGPPLPRLSGPRH from the exons atgtcgTCCTGGCCGAAATCAGCCGCAGGTTCCCGGCGGCCTCCGTCCAACCCGAACGGGAG TGCCCAGAAGCGTCGGTTCCGGAGAGGAGCCCCTTACCCGGGGGGCAGAGGGGACGAGAGGGGCGACGAGCTGAAGGATGTTCTGGACAG CTATGAAGAAAGAGAGCAAATTCAAAACTTCACTGGAAGTGTAAAGTTTGAGGGATTCAAGCATCAGTCCAATG TCAAAGCAGAGAACTCCACTCCAGCAGACCGACGTAAAACCCTGTACCAGAAGTTCTACAGACaagtgcaggaggagaggaagccgCCGGACTGTGTGGTCATGTCCGTCACCAACCAGTGCCT GGATTACCCCAAATCGCTAAGCCAGTGCTTGCAGGAGCGTGGCCTGTCAGTGGAAATGCTCTACCTTCAGGCGGAGACGGGCCTGACCCGGGCCCTGCAGGACGTCCGGGCAGAAGGCTCCCCGTTATGTATTCTGGTGGAGCAGACAAACATAGCTCTGTCCTCCTGCACTGTTATCATATTCTCAGACTCCCTCAAAA TCCATCGCAACATGCCCAAGGACCAGGCCATGGAGTTTGTCTCAGCCGAGCACAGCCGGGGACTCGTCAAAGAGCGCCCCCCGAGGGACCCTGCCGACATCGCAGCACAGGCGTCGCAGCTGCTGGATGATTTTCTCGATCGGGAGAAGATGGAGCGCCACAGCGTTCCCGCCGACACACGCACGCTCCTCACGCTGTTAGCTGAGGGGGTGCACCTCTACCCCGAGGAGCTGGAAACCATCTCCGAGTACGTCCGGGCCCGACAGGAGCACATCCAAG cCTCCAACAACGAGGGGGAGAAAGGGAGCATGTTACCTCCAGGACTGGGgaaacctcctcctctgctccccacGCCACCCGGACCCCCTCAGCCTCAGCCTGGAGACGGGCCCATGATGGACCactccccacccccccgcccacctCTCCTGCCTTCACCAG GTTCATATCCCAAAACCAAACCTCCACCTCTTCTGTCCTTGCACGGGCTTCCTGGTCCGTCACTCGGGGGCCAGTCTCTACGAGGCCCTCAGCTCCAGCACAACCTCTTCAACGGCCCCGGCGGGAATCGAGGGCCCCTATTGCACCATCCTCCTCTATTCCACCAAGGTCCCAGGGGCCCTCACAACACTCGAGGCCCCCCTCCCACCCTAAAGAGTTCCCGTCCTCCACTTCTCTCTTCTCCAG GTCCCCCTCTCCCACGGCTGAGTGGCCCCCGACACtaa